Proteins from a genomic interval of Candidatus Babela massiliensis:
- a CDS encoding PD-(D/E)XK nuclease domain-containing protein produces the protein MQVFQYIIISDEKESYYHALLQFLFSLLSLESQSEILTNNGRIDLVLETKEYIYIFEFKLNKSAQIALQQIKDKKYYQRFLDKNKKIILIGLNFINSKDKTELEFITDEIN, from the coding sequence TTGCAAGTATTCCAATACATAATAATATCGGATGAAAAAGAAAGTTATTACCATGCACTATTACAATTCTTATTTAGTTTATTATCTTTAGAATCTCAATCAGAGATCTTGACCAATAATGGAAGAATTGATTTAGTTTTAGAGACAAAAGAATATATTTATATCTTTGAATTTAAATTAAATAAATCAGCTCAAATTGCTCTTCAACAAATCAAAGATAAAAAATATTATCAAAGGTTTTTAGATAAAAATAAGAAGATAATACTCATTGGTCTGAATTTTATTAATAGTAAAGATAAGACTGAACTTGAATTTATAACAGATGAGATTAATTAA
- the nusB gene encoding transcription antitermination factor NusB, whose translation MTESNSNYNNDSIFSDNLEKKDQRSLIFHLLYAVDSHNYDVSLEKIVESFSNNFGIIIKLDSDVFKKAEQIIKDKDIIDQQLLPLISTSWRPERLGTITRLILRIGAWELLNSDIDSAIIINESVELAKCFAERDAYKFVNGLLDELSKQLIKNNKDQ comes from the coding sequence ATGACTGAGTCTAATTCTAATTACAATAATGATAGTATTTTTTCTGACAATTTAGAGAAAAAAGATCAAAGATCTTTAATTTTTCATCTTCTATATGCAGTTGATTCGCATAATTATGATGTTTCGTTAGAAAAAATAGTAGAAAGCTTTTCTAATAATTTTGGCATAATAATTAAATTAGACAGCGATGTGTTTAAAAAAGCAGAACAAATAATTAAAGATAAAGATATTATAGATCAACAACTATTACCTTTGATTTCTACAAGTTGGCGACCTGAAAGATTAGGAACTATAACTCGTTTGATATTAAGAATAGGTGCTTGGGAGTTGCTTAACTCTGATATAGATTCAGCAATAATAATTAATGAATCAGTAGAGTTAGCCAAGTGTTTTGCCGAGCGCGATGCTTATAAGTTCGTAAATGGTTTATTAGATGAGCTTTCAAAACAGCTTATTAAGAACAATAAAGATCAATAA
- the leuS gene encoding leucine--tRNA ligase, producing MSYDFEKIEKKWQKNWQDSPVAQTKNDKSGKKFYCLDMFPYPSGSGLHVGHWRGYVLSDVYSRIKWLEGYNILHPMGWDAFGLPAENDAIKKGIHPAINTASNIANFKKQLKEVAVIYDWSKEINTTDPNYYKWTQWIFLKMFDAGLAYEQDMPINWCPACLTGLANEEVVNGECDRCATPVEQKRIRQWVLKITDYAEKLLKGLDKLEWPEKVKTMQRNWIGKSEGAEITFQVIAPDGSLIDLPVYTTCAHTIYGVTFLSIASDHDLVPLIVTSDYKDQVIDYQNKYASLVGAKKLEETGKKTGIFTGAYALHPITQDRLPIYLADYVLKGYGTGVVMGVPAHDERDFEFAKKYDLPIKQVVQPYKGYKNTELTQAYTEDGILINSDAFDGAQAFTVGKENIIDFLVKAKKAERKVNYKLRDWIFSRQRYWGEPIPLIHCPKCGIVGVPEDQLPVTLPEVESYQPTGTGESPLAAIEEWVNVPCPKCHSRAKRETNTMPQWAGSSWYFLRYPNPDLNDKPFDKHELKYWLPVDLYVGGIEHAILHLLYARFYTKVLYDLGYLTFDEPFSHLFNQGMVTKYSEKSKKVEKMSKSKGNVVNPDEMVKEYGSDALRMYILFMGPPELDSQWQDSGLDGIKRFLNRFWLFMTQENRVSKDINYQEAIEIVKRINSFIKDFQERIDAFKPNTAISSCMELLNDLTDQNKHKDVVLSFSSTEKILVLLSTLAPHISSELIEKLLNKQLQDCSWPTYDKTLIKDESFTIAIQVNGKLRGTIDVDVNAQEDEIRSLAYQQVFKWLEDKMLMKHIYVKNKLINFIVK from the coding sequence ATGAGTTATGATTTTGAAAAAATAGAGAAGAAATGGCAAAAAAATTGGCAAGATTCGCCAGTTGCTCAAACTAAAAATGATAAATCAGGTAAAAAATTTTACTGTCTTGATATGTTCCCTTATCCCTCTGGTTCTGGTCTTCATGTAGGCCATTGGAGAGGTTATGTTTTATCTGATGTTTATTCAAGAATAAAATGGTTGGAAGGATATAATATTTTACATCCTATGGGCTGGGACGCTTTTGGTCTTCCTGCTGAAAATGATGCTATAAAAAAAGGTATTCATCCTGCTATTAATACTGCTTCTAATATTGCTAATTTTAAAAAGCAATTAAAAGAAGTGGCTGTTATTTATGATTGGTCAAAAGAAATTAATACTACGGATCCTAATTATTATAAATGGACTCAATGGATATTTTTAAAAATGTTTGATGCTGGTCTTGCATATGAGCAAGATATGCCAATTAACTGGTGTCCTGCGTGTTTGACAGGTCTTGCAAATGAAGAGGTAGTCAATGGCGAATGTGACCGTTGTGCAACCCCAGTTGAGCAAAAAAGGATTAGGCAATGGGTTTTGAAAATTACCGATTATGCTGAAAAGCTACTTAAAGGACTTGATAAATTAGAGTGGCCTGAAAAAGTAAAAACTATGCAGAGAAATTGGATAGGTAAAAGTGAAGGAGCTGAAATTACATTTCAAGTAATAGCTCCAGATGGTTCACTTATAGATCTTCCAGTTTATACAACTTGTGCACATACTATTTATGGTGTTACTTTTTTATCTATAGCTTCAGACCATGATTTAGTGCCTTTAATTGTAACTTCTGATTATAAAGATCAAGTCATTGACTATCAAAATAAATATGCTTCTTTAGTTGGAGCAAAAAAGCTAGAGGAAACAGGCAAAAAAACTGGAATTTTTACCGGTGCTTATGCTTTGCATCCTATCACTCAAGATAGATTACCAATATACCTTGCTGATTATGTTTTAAAAGGTTATGGTACTGGTGTAGTAATGGGAGTTCCTGCGCATGATGAAAGAGATTTCGAGTTTGCCAAAAAGTATGATTTGCCTATCAAACAAGTAGTACAACCGTATAAAGGTTATAAAAATACCGAATTAACTCAAGCGTATACCGAAGATGGTATATTAATAAATAGTGATGCTTTTGATGGAGCACAAGCCTTTACTGTTGGAAAAGAAAATATAATCGATTTTCTTGTAAAAGCAAAAAAAGCAGAAAGAAAAGTAAATTATAAACTTAGAGATTGGATATTTTCTCGTCAAAGATATTGGGGAGAACCTATACCTCTAATTCATTGTCCTAAATGTGGTATAGTTGGAGTGCCTGAAGATCAATTACCTGTAACTTTACCAGAGGTAGAGAGCTATCAGCCAACAGGTACGGGAGAATCGCCACTTGCCGCTATAGAAGAGTGGGTTAATGTACCATGTCCTAAATGTCATTCAAGAGCAAAACGCGAGACTAATACTATGCCTCAATGGGCAGGTTCTTCTTGGTATTTTTTGAGATATCCAAATCCTGATTTAAATGATAAACCTTTTGATAAACATGAACTTAAGTATTGGTTGCCAGTTGATTTATATGTCGGCGGCATAGAACATGCTATATTACATTTACTTTATGCTAGATTTTATACTAAAGTTCTATACGATTTAGGATATTTAACTTTTGATGAACCTTTTTCTCATTTATTTAATCAGGGTATGGTAACTAAATATTCTGAAAAGAGTAAAAAAGTAGAAAAAATGTCTAAATCAAAAGGTAATGTTGTTAATCCAGATGAAATGGTTAAAGAGTATGGATCTGATGCATTAAGAATGTATATTTTGTTTATGGGTCCACCTGAGCTTGATAGTCAATGGCAGGATTCTGGACTTGATGGTATAAAGCGCTTTTTAAATAGATTTTGGTTATTTATGACTCAAGAAAATAGAGTTTCTAAAGACATTAATTATCAAGAGGCTATTGAAATAGTAAAGCGTATTAATAGTTTTATTAAAGATTTTCAAGAGCGTATTGATGCTTTTAAACCAAATACAGCTATATCTTCTTGTATGGAATTGTTAAACGATTTAACTGATCAAAATAAACACAAAGATGTAGTGCTATCATTCTCAAGTACTGAGAAAATACTAGTTTTATTATCAACTTTAGCTCCTCATATATCTTCAGAATTGATTGAAAAATTATTAAATAAACAATTGCAAGATTGTTCATGGCCTACTTATGATAAAACTTTAATCAAAGATGAATCTTTTACTATAGCAATTCAAGTTAATGGTAAATTAAGAGGAACTATTGATGTTGATGTAAATGCTCAAGAGGATGAAATTAGATCTTTGGCTTATCAGCAAGTTTTTAAATGGCTTGAAGACAAGATGCTTATGAAGCATATTTATGTTAAAAATAAGCTTATTAATTTCATTGTAAAGTAA
- a CDS encoding Phosphoesterase MutT/NUDIX family, with product MNQENIKNKIEITNKVDELILVVKREKLFPQGDFSGLKSIDKEEMESYLQIISDHKEFLPRSLMENDPNYKQIIPYLVFKNEDKYFLMQRQSKATEQRLKNKYSLGIGGHIRQEDIVSADIIDWSKREFEEEVDFQGNYKVNLIGILNDDSNAVGQVHIGFVFLIEGDSDSIKVKSELKSGELFTLEECNQYYDLLESWSQIVVDYFKSN from the coding sequence ATGAATCAAGAAAATATAAAAAATAAAATCGAAATTACTAATAAAGTAGACGAACTGATTTTAGTAGTTAAAAGAGAAAAACTTTTCCCTCAAGGTGATTTCTCAGGTTTAAAAAGTATTGATAAAGAAGAAATGGAAAGTTATTTACAAATAATTAGCGATCATAAAGAATTTTTGCCAAGAAGTCTAATGGAAAATGATCCTAATTATAAACAGATTATCCCATACTTAGTATTCAAAAATGAAGATAAATATTTCTTGATGCAGCGACAATCAAAAGCTACAGAACAACGTCTTAAAAACAAGTATTCTTTAGGAATTGGCGGACATATAAGACAAGAAGATATTGTCAGCGCAGATATAATTGACTGGTCTAAAAGAGAATTTGAAGAAGAGGTAGACTTTCAAGGAAATTATAAAGTAAACCTAATTGGCATTTTAAATGATGATTCAAATGCAGTAGGACAAGTACATATCGGATTTGTTTTCTTAATCGAAGGAGATTCAGATTCAATCAAAGTTAAATCTGAACTAAAAAGTGGTGAACTCTTTACATTAGAAGAATGCAATCAATATTATGATCTACTAGAAAGTTGGTCTCAAATAGTAGTTGATTATTTCAAATCTAATTAA
- a CDS encoding ankyrin repeat domain-containing protein, with the protein MNNLLAMQEKENKRINQDSSFFNIPNEVLINIFDQLLDKQISQLDQAQDIYHFYNESDKIFKQTLGHIKLTCRLFNKLGQDPILIKIYNKKINSNNKLKELKDLFIGKYKNWTKNDLNQKLSKLSFNSMNIKGATKLIIAGANINTQDNLGNTALIIAAHHGHTKIIRLLLQYTGKDPIDLNIQIALKIAANLKNKKIFKLLLEYKSGKDLININLHDSKFGYVALIKATVDGDIESIRALLEYNQTKKLNLLNDLGSIVLTLAKRNNHKEIIKLLNYYLEKQK; encoded by the coding sequence ATGAATAACCTACTCGCTATGCAAGAGAAAGAAAATAAAAGGATTAACCAAGACTCCTCTTTCTTTAACATACCTAACGAGGTTCTTATTAATATTTTTGATCAACTTTTAGATAAACAGATTTCGCAGTTAGATCAAGCTCAAGATATTTACCACTTTTATAATGAATCTGATAAAATTTTTAAACAAACATTAGGTCATATTAAATTAACCTGTAGATTATTTAACAAATTGGGACAAGATCCGATTTTAATAAAAATATATAACAAGAAAATTAATAGTAATAATAAACTAAAAGAATTAAAAGATCTGTTTATAGGAAAATATAAAAATTGGACTAAAAATGACCTTAATCAAAAATTAAGCAAACTTAGCTTCAATTCAATGAATATAAAAGGAGCTACTAAATTAATAATTGCAGGAGCTAATATTAATACTCAGGATAATCTTGGCAATACTGCTTTAATAATAGCAGCTCATCATGGACACACAAAAATCATTAGATTATTACTTCAATACACCGGCAAAGATCCTATTGATTTAAATATTCAAATAGCTTTGAAAATAGCAGCAAATCTTAAAAATAAAAAAATATTTAAATTATTACTTGAATACAAGAGCGGTAAGGATCTAATTAATATTAACCTACATGATAGCAAATTTGGCTATGTTGCTTTAATAAAGGCAACTGTTGATGGAGATATAGAAAGCATTAGGGCATTACTTGAATATAATCAGACTAAAAAGCTAAATTTACTAAATGATTTAGGAAGTATAGTTTTAACATTAGCAAAGCGTAATAATCATAAAGAAATCATCAAGCTATTAAATTACTATCTAGAAAAGCAAAAATAA
- a CDS encoding AAA family ATPase, which translates to MNLDKNQSPESTLYHLIANLSKINKVVILIDEYDKPILDHLNNIEEAEKL; encoded by the coding sequence ATAAATTTAGATAAAAACCAAAGCCCTGAAAGTACATTATATCATTTGATAGCAAATCTATCTAAAATAAATAAAGTAGTAATATTAATAGACGAATATGATAAGCCTATACTTGATCATCTTAACAATATAGAAGAAGCTGAAAAACTTTGA
- a CDS encoding 30S ribosomal protein S1, translating to MSKERIKPQQFSKAQAIFSDEELQLSPEQQEELSSLYGRTLDQFKKGNLITGKIIKASPEGVLVDINYKSDGLIPLYEFTDHELKKLQPGSEIEVILDELENNEGNVLLSYEKAKAMKAWSQIIKLFEEGKPVEGVVTHKVKGGLSVDIGVPAFLPGSQIDVQRVTDFDQFVGQVVTANIIKVNQKRGNVIISRRKYLNEQRSESRKKILDLLEVGQVIQGVVKNITNYGVFIDIGGVDGLLHITDMTWGRIAHPSELVRIGETITVKVLSFDKVNEKISLGLKQLNENPWEKIPADVQIGSKVTGTISSITDYGLFIEILPGVEGLVHISEVSWTDRISDLHKNFKVGQKVEALVVSLDKENRRMSLSIKQLEKNPWQAISENYQVGQKIKGKISNITEFGLFVQLAPGVDGLVHISDLSWTEHIEHPSDKYKKGDEVEAVVTGINKENKRISLSIKHLSENPWTEIEKKHPVGSIVEGQVAKINKFGAFVRLASGIEGLVHSSEIGSNNEKFEELLKSGQPTEFKVVKVSEEEHRLGLSLKSDEQVAQEKARAKKQAASKDNKDRYSKKDNRKSDQPKSQLQLELEKLRQKEAQNDNE from the coding sequence ATGTCCAAAGAACGTATAAAACCTCAGCAGTTTAGTAAAGCTCAAGCAATATTTAGCGATGAGGAACTACAACTTAGCCCGGAACAACAAGAAGAACTTTCATCTCTTTATGGAAGAACTCTTGATCAGTTTAAAAAAGGAAACCTCATCACGGGCAAAATTATAAAAGCAAGCCCAGAGGGAGTTCTAGTAGATATTAACTATAAATCAGATGGCCTTATCCCCTTATACGAATTTACAGATCATGAATTAAAAAAATTACAGCCAGGTTCTGAAATTGAAGTTATTCTAGATGAACTAGAAAACAATGAAGGTAATGTATTACTTTCATATGAAAAAGCAAAAGCTATGAAAGCTTGGTCACAAATAATTAAACTTTTTGAGGAAGGTAAGCCAGTAGAAGGCGTAGTTACTCATAAAGTAAAAGGTGGCTTAAGTGTAGATATTGGTGTACCGGCATTCTTACCTGGATCACAAATAGATGTTCAAAGAGTAACCGATTTTGATCAATTTGTAGGTCAAGTAGTTACAGCAAATATCATAAAAGTAAATCAAAAACGTGGTAATGTTATTATCTCAAGAAGAAAATACTTAAACGAACAAAGATCTGAAAGTCGCAAGAAGATTCTTGATTTACTTGAAGTTGGACAAGTTATCCAAGGTGTGGTTAAAAATATCACAAACTATGGTGTCTTTATCGATATAGGTGGTGTTGACGGATTACTTCATATTACCGATATGACTTGGGGCAGAATTGCTCATCCAAGCGAATTAGTAAGAATCGGTGAAACTATAACCGTTAAAGTACTATCCTTTGATAAAGTAAATGAAAAGATCTCTCTAGGATTAAAACAACTTAATGAAAATCCATGGGAAAAAATTCCAGCAGATGTTCAAATTGGTTCTAAAGTTACAGGCACTATTTCAAGTATAACAGACTACGGTCTATTTATAGAAATTCTACCAGGTGTAGAAGGTCTTGTTCATATATCTGAAGTATCTTGGACCGATAGAATAAGTGATTTACATAAAAACTTTAAAGTAGGTCAAAAAGTTGAAGCATTAGTAGTTTCTCTTGATAAAGAAAACCGCAGAATGTCTTTAAGTATTAAACAACTTGAAAAGAATCCTTGGCAAGCAATAAGCGAAAATTACCAAGTTGGACAAAAAATCAAAGGTAAAATCAGCAATATAACTGAATTTGGTTTATTTGTACAATTAGCTCCTGGTGTTGATGGCCTTGTACATATATCAGATCTATCATGGACTGAACATATAGAACATCCATCAGATAAATACAAAAAAGGTGATGAAGTTGAAGCTGTAGTAACAGGTATTAATAAAGAGAATAAGAGAATATCTTTATCTATTAAACATTTATCTGAAAATCCTTGGACAGAAATAGAGAAGAAACATCCAGTAGGTTCTATAGTTGAAGGCCAAGTAGCCAAGATTAATAAATTTGGTGCTTTTGTTAGATTGGCATCAGGAATAGAAGGATTAGTCCATTCTTCTGAAATTGGTTCTAATAACGAAAAATTTGAAGAACTATTAAAATCTGGCCAACCAACTGAATTTAAAGTTGTGAAAGTTAGTGAAGAAGAACATAGACTTGGTTTAAGCTTGAAATCTGATGAGCAAGTAGCACAAGAAAAAGCAAGAGCTAAAAAACAAGCTGCTTCTAAAGATAATAAAGATAGATATTCTAAAAAAGATAATAGAAAATCTGATCAACCTAAATCTCAATTACAACTTGAACTTGAAAAGTTAAGACAAAAAGAAGCACAAAATGATAACGAATGA
- the ndk gene encoding nucleoside-diphosphate kinase yields MQSTLAIIKPDAVNNLNSGDIVRLIELNGFNIKEMKKTTIEKKDAEKFYAVHKERPFFKELVNYMTSGPIIVMVLEKTNAIASWRELMGTTNPDTANMGTIRKMFGQSVQLNAVHGSDSPQAAQEEIKFFFK; encoded by the coding sequence ATTCAATCAACATTAGCAATAATTAAGCCTGATGCGGTTAATAATTTAAATAGTGGCGATATTGTTAGATTAATAGAGCTTAATGGTTTTAATATCAAAGAAATGAAAAAAACCACTATTGAAAAAAAAGATGCAGAAAAATTTTATGCTGTTCATAAAGAAAGACCTTTTTTTAAAGAATTGGTTAATTATATGACTTCAGGACCTATTATTGTTATGGTTCTTGAAAAAACTAATGCTATAGCTTCCTGGCGTGAGTTAATGGGCACCACTAATCCCGATACTGCTAATATGGGTACAATTAGAAAGATGTTCGGTCAATCAGTTCAATTAAATGCTGTTCACGGCTCTGATAGCCCTCAAGCTGCTCAAGAAGAAATTAAATTTTTCTTTAAGTAA
- a CDS encoding TenA family transcriptional regulator, with protein MEKNNLNNLDNNLFNYVDNLLEDLDFKNNSYFSALQDKKFDKEDFIETQIQFYTVAKFFPRFLLELVNKLPDSDLRLNIIENLYEDHCQGVSKDNLNTFLSFLNNLGVSKQDIEKRQLWPETRMFIMSAWGTCALDDKLVAASLLGTIEYMFLYISSTLEDYVLKNNWLSQEHLGYYTCHEKLDKKHAKDFFDLVSKSWEIVEEERYYIKQGINLGAYSLNLLFNELYKYRKQRLYRKITQDHIRINY; from the coding sequence ATGGAAAAGAACAATCTAAACAATTTAGATAATAATTTGTTTAATTATGTTGACAATCTGCTTGAAGATTTAGATTTTAAGAATAATTCTTATTTTTCGGCTTTGCAAGATAAGAAATTTGATAAAGAAGATTTTATAGAGACCCAGATACAATTTTATACTGTTGCTAAATTTTTTCCTAGATTTTTACTAGAATTGGTTAACAAGTTGCCTGATTCAGATTTAAGATTAAACATAATAGAAAATCTTTACGAAGACCATTGTCAAGGTGTTAGTAAGGATAATTTAAATACTTTTTTGTCTTTTTTAAATAATTTAGGTGTGTCAAAACAAGATATAGAAAAACGTCAATTATGGCCTGAAACGCGTATGTTTATAATGTCTGCTTGGGGTACTTGTGCTTTGGATGATAAATTAGTGGCAGCTTCTCTTTTAGGTACCATTGAATATATGTTTTTATATATTTCAAGTACACTTGAAGATTATGTATTGAAAAATAATTGGCTTTCTCAAGAGCATCTTGGTTACTATACCTGTCATGAAAAATTAGATAAAAAGCATGCTAAAGACTTTTTTGATTTAGTTTCAAAAAGTTGGGAAATTGTAGAAGAAGAGCGTTACTATATAAAACAGGGAATAAATTTAGGTGCTTATAGCTTAAATTTATTGTTTAATGAGCTTTATAAGTATAGAAAACAGCGATTATATAGAAAGATTACTCAAGATCATATTAGAATAAATTATTAA
- the efp gene encoding elongation factor P — protein sequence MVLAGDLRKGTKLLWRNEPYVVIDYQHVKPGKGGAFMRTKMKNLISGLLHEETFRSEEKLPTPDLEYRDMLFIYEQDGNYEFLDQETFDQVSLNKSQVEEVLPYLKEQTVFSVLYFNDKPISVNPPLFMELKVVETPPGVKGDTAQGGSKPATLETGHVLHVPLFVEEGDIIKVDTRDGKYIERIKK from the coding sequence GTGGTATTAGCTGGAGATTTACGCAAAGGCACTAAATTATTGTGGCGAAATGAGCCTTATGTTGTTATTGATTATCAACATGTAAAGCCTGGTAAAGGTGGTGCTTTTATGCGTACAAAGATGAAAAATTTAATTAGTGGTCTTCTTCATGAAGAAACTTTTAGATCTGAAGAAAAGTTGCCAACTCCTGATCTTGAATATAGAGATATGTTATTTATATATGAACAAGATGGTAATTATGAGTTTCTTGATCAAGAGACTTTCGATCAAGTTTCTTTAAATAAAAGTCAAGTTGAAGAGGTTCTTCCTTATTTAAAAGAACAAACAGTATTTAGTGTACTTTACTTTAATGATAAGCCTATATCGGTAAATCCACCGTTATTTATGGAACTCAAAGTAGTTGAAACTCCTCCAGGAGTAAAAGGAGATACAGCTCAAGGTGGTTCTAAGCCTGCTACTTTAGAAACAGGTCATGTTCTACATGTACCTTTATTCGTTGAAGAAGGCGATATAATTAAAGTAGATACAAGAGATGGTAAATATATTGAACGTATAAAGAAATAA
- a CDS encoding class I SAM-dependent methyltransferase translates to MKNIRIKILAILCLVLLLLKSTWFNEIGFFLKEAYKNIGITGAIAPISHTTADHILNKILETIKQNKLEKIKILEAGPGTGSLSQYIISNLEKHKVNFTIDLVEINKEFSKILDKKFKNNSKVKIYYQDILQWHPKTKYNFIISTIPFNTKYFTADIVKNILEKYHSLIDLDGIIFWVEYAAFGKISTLFLNQEEKEIYLKKHMFIDEFKSKHQVSKDFILFNLPPLYLYYAKLDSVFNKNLNKSKVNYESRKYKK, encoded by the coding sequence ATGAAAAATATAAGAATCAAAATTTTAGCTATATTATGTCTAGTTCTTTTACTTTTAAAAAGCACTTGGTTCAATGAAATCGGTTTTTTTCTAAAAGAAGCTTATAAAAATATAGGAATTACAGGTGCTATAGCACCTATCTCCCATACAACAGCCGATCATATATTAAATAAAATTTTAGAAACAATAAAACAAAATAAACTAGAAAAGATCAAAATATTAGAAGCCGGTCCAGGAACAGGCTCTTTATCCCAATATATTATTTCTAATCTTGAAAAACATAAAGTTAATTTTACTATAGATCTTGTAGAAATTAATAAAGAATTTTCAAAGATATTAGACAAAAAATTTAAAAATAATAGTAAAGTCAAAATATATTACCAAGATATACTACAGTGGCATCCTAAGACTAAATACAACTTTATAATATCTACCATACCATTTAATACTAAATATTTTACAGCCGATATAGTAAAAAATATATTAGAAAAATATCACAGCTTAATAGATTTAGATGGAATTATATTCTGGGTAGAATATGCAGCGTTTGGTAAAATCAGTACTCTATTTTTAAATCAAGAAGAAAAAGAAATATATTTAAAAAAACATATGTTTATAGATGAATTTAAAAGTAAGCATCAAGTAAGTAAAGATTTTATACTTTTTAATCTCCCTCCTCTATATTTATATTATGCAAAATTGGATTCTGTTTTTAATAAAAATCTAAATAAGTCTAAGGTCAATTATGAATCAAGAAAATATAAAAAATAA
- a CDS encoding AAA family ATPase — MILKKLPIYISDFNKMIQNNYLYIDKTQYIYRLFKESTQYYFLSRPRCFGKSLLVSTLKELFLGNKELFKDLWIYSSDYDWQEYPEIIL; from the coding sequence ATGATATTAAAGAAATTGCCAATTTATATAAGTGATTTTAATAAGATGATTCAAAATAATTACTTATATATAGATAAAACCCAATATATTTACAGATTATTTAAAGAAAGTACCCAGTATTATTTTCTATCACGTCCTCGTTGCTTTGGTAAATCACTTTTAGTCTCAACTTTAAAAGAGCTATTTTTAGGCAACAAAGAGCTTTTTAAAGATTTATGGATATATTCAAGTGATTATGACTGGCAAGAGTATCCTGAAATTATTCTATAA
- the ndk gene encoding nucleoside-diphosphate kinase, producing MITNETTFAIIKPDAVQDNIAGFIIYLIELNKFKILELKKVQLTRKEAEEFYDIHKDRPFFNELVEYMISGPVILMALERENAINAWRELMGATDPKNAAMGTIRKMFGKSIGSNATHGSDSPETAKRELGIFFPNLK from the coding sequence ATGATAACGAATGAAACAACATTTGCAATAATAAAGCCTGATGCTGTCCAAGATAATATAGCAGGTTTTATAATTTATCTTATTGAATTAAATAAGTTTAAAATATTAGAACTGAAAAAAGTTCAATTAACAAGAAAAGAAGCGGAAGAATTTTATGATATTCATAAAGACAGACCTTTCTTTAACGAGTTGGTTGAATATATGATTTCTGGACCAGTAATATTAATGGCTTTAGAAAGAGAAAATGCAATTAACGCATGGCGAGAATTGATGGGAGCAACAGATCCTAAGAATGCCGCTATGGGTACAATTAGAAAAATGTTTGGAAAATCAATAGGATCCAATGCAACTCATGGCTCTGATAGCCCTGAAACAGCAAAAAGAGAACTAGGAATATTTTTTCCAAATCTAAAATAA